The Coffea arabica cultivar ET-39 chromosome 2c, Coffea Arabica ET-39 HiFi, whole genome shotgun sequence genome includes the window aaaaagtaataggACATATATGTCCTATAAACTAATTCAGTTCGTTTTAAACGTAGTTGGCCATAAGCACATAAAAAAGAGCATAGGctcataataaaaattttaccaACCCCCAATTGAGGATACTTTAGGGTTTTGCAGGCAGAGTTAAATCGGCGCACCTCTTATTTTATGCCCAAAATGTAGAATCCTTAAGACTTAAACTGAGTTTAAAAGCATGCAAAGCTCtgagaattgagattatgaGCGATCAAGTAATTTAAGGGCGAATTGAGGGTTAAATAAGTCATTTGAGTTCAACATTTCTTTCGCTCTTGGTTGCGTAGGCGTGTTTTAGGTGGCTATTCTCTTTGGCTAATGCTAATAAGCTGACTTCCTGGAACATATATGTTTTTTGAGCCTGACTAAGAAACAAGATAAAATCAATCAGACAAAAGGATAAAACCTACAAGCAAGCATGTAGAGAATAACTAATTTTGCATTACCGGAAAAAATGAGTTGATAAATGACAcaattcttgaaaatttcataaGCACATATCAAATGTGATTGTTGCTGTGATAGATCCCGGAAATATGCCTGCTACAGCTGCAACATGCTTTACAGGTCCTACAATGTTTGGTTCAGTGAACATTCAACAACAGAAAGTCAATTATCTATATCTGATTCAAGAATGATTCTGGGGAAAGCGAGAGTctgatttcttttatcaaataggCGATGTAAGAGAATCAAGAGATCAATTAAGAACATCTAGCAAGTCGAAACTTAAAAGAGTTTTTTCAATTCATCTAGGTACATTTTTCAGTATGAAAACTTGCTTCATCTGCCTAGGAACTTTCATTGACTTGTGGTGCAGACACTTCAGTAAACAGTGGTATGGATGTTCAGGCTCTAAATAGAACACATCAGTTACACTTACTGGGCTCTAAACTGTGAACATTGTAGTGCAAAAAATGAACAGGCTCTCCCATACATGAAACATTAATTTCGGCCAGGTATAAATTGAACTTGAAACTCTTACTAATCACCAACAATCATGAAGACCTTCAATAAGGGTAAGTCCAATGTTATCCATAAAAAAAGGGCCTTTGGAGGAGACAATTCTCTCTCGCTGAAGAGTAACCATATTCATCATGTCTCAGCGCACCAGAGTCCAGACATGAAAGGGAACCAGCGTTCTTGTCTATTGGAATTTCCATTTCAAGGAAGCACTAGAAGTTTGAACAGGAGATATACCAATATCTATGTGATATAATCATTACTTCACTTCATGTCATCAATCAATGAAATCGTTTGTATCTTGTTTTTAGTCGAGAATGTAGCAGCTGAGACACTCAATAGCTTGTTGAGGGACATTCCTTCACCTAAACTACTCTTCTTCATTTCATATCTATGTTTAATCCTACCATCAAGCTTATAACCGAGGAATGCAGGAAAAGCCAATAGTTCCCCTACTTCACGACCCATATCCTCAATCAAGTAGTCCAGCTTCTCCTCCAGTGATTCATGGTTGTATTGCAATATCTGAGGATGTTTCTTGCTCATCTCCAGAATATCCTCACAAGTTAATCCATAGTTCAAGAAAACCCCAATCACCTCCTGCAAATTCTTGCAGCTAGTCCGGGTAACAGCACCCATTGCCATAGCCAATTCTCTGGTTCTGTTCTCATAACCAATTTTTACCAAGAAAACCAGCTTGCAAGCAAGATTTTCCTCAAATGACAGACCAATAAACAAAGGGGCTTTGATCAAGAACCGGCATATATCCTGGGAACTCAAACCACATTTTTTCAGAAAGTCAATCCTGGGGTGCAATTTCCTTTTCCTGCTGGCGCTAAACAAATTCGGATAAACCGCAACAATCCTGAATATCTCACTCTCAGTTAACCCGGCAAATGATTTGAGAAACTCAACATGATCGCTCAAGTGATCAAGACTGTAAGCCACAAGAAATGGCAGTTTACGCAACACAGTAGCAGTGGCATCCTCATTGCGCCCACTCAACTCTAAAAGGAACGTGATCCTCGGAATCAATTGGCTGTCCAAATCATAATTAAGGATCGATGGACGTTTAAGAATTAAATCAACCCCACCAAAGCGGTTCAAGAAAGCCAGCGTCCGACCAATTTCATCAACCGACTTAAGGCACAATGCCTTGGTTAAGTTAGCTTTGTTGAGAACATGAACAAGCTTTTCTTGGGGAATCCCATGGTGAAGCAGCAGTCTTACTTTGTCTTCAAATCCCAGGAAGAAAGTTGGTTCCGTTGCATTTAGAAGGCGCTCAATCTTTGCAGGCTCTATTTTGCCTCGTATATCCAAATCGTCATTCCGAAGAAAAAAGTGCAATAATGAATCAATTTCTGGAGCGGTTAAAACTTCTGGCCTTTTCAAAATTAATCGAGAAAGGGCAAGGTGGCTTAACCCCAGAGCTTGTAGTGAACGTGCCCGGGATTGAATGGAATCGAAAGGGGTTAATGTGAGAGCAGGATTGCAGTTCAACAGGGCTTCTACATCTCTCTCCCTAAACCCCACTTGCTGGAAGAGGGACGAGAGCATTATTCCTGAGAAGATTGAGCATTATAACGACAAGCTTTGAAGAGCAGCACATTCAGGTGTGAATATGCAGGCAACGTATTCGAAGGAAAGTCTGAAAGAAGGAACGGAGTTACTTACGGCCGTTGGGAAAAGATTCAGTAGAGTTATGGTTGACGACGGCGAGAGTGGTGGTGATGCTGCAGAATCGGGGTAATAGAGTCGTCCGCAAACCCAAGAAGGGTATGGTGCAGTTTGATGATGTTGGTGCGTAGGAGGCACGCGCGCAGCTCTCTGCGGTCGAAATGATGAGTTTAATGGGTAATGATGGTCCTGAAGTAGACTTGTCCGGTGCCCGGCAATTGTAACGAGAGATGGATGGGGTGGGCAAAGTAGCAAGGAAGTCCGCCATACCCGACTTCTTGTTAGATAGCAACGTTCGCTTTTAACTCTCTTCCCAACGTTCACTTTTAAGgcctagtttgggagtttaggacaaaaaggtaaaaattaaatgaagagaaaaaattgggataatatcagaaacctcccctgaggtttcttgaAATATCACTAAACTCTCCTCACATTTTGGAAATCTCTCCTAACACCCCTCAAGTAATGGTGGGGTCAGAAGTCACTATAAAAATTCATCAGTTGCCAATAATACCCTTGTTTCTGATGTGCTCTTATTGAgctgataaaaggaaaaaaaatgacaatatcACTAAGCATGCAACTGTATAAGGAGCGGAAAACTATTGCCGCCTAGAAGCTGAGTTCCGTACGTGTATCATGGCGCCATTTTGCTCTGATAAGACATCTAAGTGCCCGGGAAATGCCAAGGAATGAAATACTACTTATAACTGTGATTGTTATTTATAGCTTTGAGAACCACTTGAAGCTATGTTTCTGGAAATCTCTTGCTGGATATTGCAGAAGAGGGGAAATATGGCACTTGAATAAATTGCATGCGTTCGGTTGGACTGAAAGTGTGATTGTCAAAACTAAGCTGCAAAACAGGTAAAAATCTTTCATTGCTGGTTGATATGATCAACATGTAACAGGAGAAAATGCAGGTGTCATGAAGCTTTCTATCTGGATTGCCTATAATATCTCTGTTTTCCTtgtgtttttgtgttttgttgaACTTGATGACCGAGTTTATAATCCAACCAGACCCTTTGTATGCTCTTGTTTTATTAAGTATTGTTGATGTTGGATGCTGTAAAGAATGTGTGATTTGATGATGTATGCCTGACCTTTATAAAGTTGATGAACAAAAAGTTGATGAATATTGAGTTTTTTGAAGCTGTAATACATAAGAAGAGCTTAGTTTTGTAGATTAAAGCTGCAATACATATGACAAGCTCTAAGTGTAGTGTATACAGTTGGTTAGTagacaaaagtgaaaatttaaatgaaaagtTGGTTTAGTTGCTTGTTCATGGAAGCTGCTATAAAGGTTCTGTTTTGCAACATGAGTTTGACTTTGAATatagcaacttgagtatgtgatccGTATAGCAACTGATTGAGACTTTTCTTGAGAACACACTGATATGTAGGATGAGAAGAATTATTGCACATGATATTGTAGTCCATTACATGGGAAACACTGTCAAAATTCCTAATGTCGATCCAAAGAACTACCAATATATTGACCTTCTTGGCGATGATACTAATAAGGCAATGAATGATTTGCCTGGAAATTTGAACATGCTTATGCATATGAAATGTGCGATTCCTAGGACAACAGACTTTATGGACATCAGTAGTGACAAATCAGTATCTGATATGTTCAAACTTCATGAACAAGATCTTGTTATAAACTTGTAT containing:
- the LOC113724823 gene encoding transcription termination factor MTERF8, chloroplastic yields the protein MADFLATLPTPSISRYNCRAPDKSTSGPSLPIKLIISTAESCARASYAPTSSNCTIPFLGLRTTLLPRFCSITTTLAVVNHNSTESFPNGRIMLSSLFQQVGFRERDVEALLNCNPALTLTPFDSIQSRARSLQALGLSHLALSRLILKRPEVLTAPEIDSLLHFFLRNDDLDIRGKIEPAKIERLLNATEPTFFLGFEDKVRLLLHHGIPQEKLVHVLNKANLTKALCLKSVDEIGRTLAFLNRFGGVDLILKRPSILNYDLDSQLIPRITFLLELSGRNEDATATVLRKLPFLVAYSLDHLSDHVEFLKSFAGLTESEIFRIVAVYPNLFSASRKRKLHPRIDFLKKCGLSSQDICRFLIKAPLFIGLSFEENLACKLVFLVKIGYENRTRELAMAMGAVTRTSCKNLQEVIGVFLNYGLTCEDILEMSKKHPQILQYNHESLEEKLDYLIEDMGREVGELLAFPAFLGYKLDGRIKHRYEMKKSSLGEGMSLNKLLSVSAATFSTKNKIQTISLIDDMK